The Spirochaetota bacterium nucleotide sequence AAATATCATTTAAAGAATTTTTTATGTATGGGTTTCCTTCAACTTTAATTCTGTTTATTTTAGGTTTTTTTATTATTTATTTATATTGGTTGGTAATTCCTTTTTTATAAAAATAAAATCATTGTCTTTAATATCGACATATACATTTGATTTTTCACTGATTTCTCCAGAAAGAATTTTCAAAGCTAGTTTGTTTTCAATATTGTTTTGAATATATCTTTTGAGAGGTCTTGCTCCTAAATCTTTTTCAAATCCTTCCTCTACAATTTTATTAATGCAATTTTCTGTAAATATTAAGTTAATATTTTTATCTCTAATTCTTTCTGAAAGTTTTTTGAGCTCTAACTTTACTATATTTTTTGATACTTCTTTATTAAGTTTATTAAAAATGATAATTTCATCTATTCTATTTAAAAATTCTGGTCTAAAAAAGCTTTGAAGGATTTTTTTAAGTTGGGACTCTATTTCACTTATTTCACCTTTATGATTAAGTATTATATCTGAACCTAAATTTGAAGTCATAATAATAATTGTATTTTTAAAATTTACTGTTCTTCCATGCGAATCAGTTAATCTACCATCATCAAGAATTTGAAGAAGTAAATGAAAAACATCGGGATGAGCTTTTTCAACTTCATCAAATAGTATAACAGAGTATGGAGCTCTTCTTATTTTTTCAGTTAAAGTGCCACCTTCATCATAACCAACATATCCTGGAGGAGCTCCAATTATTTTAGAAACAGAATGTTTTTCCATGTATTCTGACATATCTAATCTTATTAAAGCTTTTTCTGAATCAAATAAAAATTTTGCTAAAGTTTTTGCAGTTTGAGTTTTTCCAACACCTGTAGGTCCAAGAAATAAAAATGAACCTATAGGTCTATTTGGGTCTGAAAGTCCAGCTTTATTTCTTTGAATAGCATGAGATAAAGAGGAAATAGCATGATCCTGACCTACTACTTCTTCCTTTAAATGTGTCTCTATTTTTAAATATTTTTCTCTCTCAGATTCTAACAATTTAGATACAGGTATTCCAGTCCAAGAAGAGACTATAATAGCTATATCATCTTCTGTAACTTCTTTTTTTAACATACTTTCAGAACTTTTTAATGTATTTAAAATAGCATCTATCTTTTTTTGGGCCTCAGGTATTAAAACATATCTTATTTTAGCGACTTCATCAAAGTTTCCTTTTCTTTGTTCTATATCCGCTTTAGCTTTAAGAGAATCAATGTTTTCTCTAAGTTTATTAACCTCTTTTAGTCCATTTTTTTCTATTTCCCATTTATCTTTTATTAATTTTATCTCTCCCCTTAGTTTTTCTATTAATGATTCAACTTTCTGAAGTCTTTTTTGAGAACTTTCGTCTTTTTCATTTGATAAAGCTCTTTTTTCAATTTCAAGTTTTATTAGCTCTCTTTGAAGTTTATCAATAGATTCAGGAACAGATTCAAGTTGAACTCTTAATCTTGAAGAAGCTTCGTCAATTAAATCGATAGCCTTATCTGGTAAAAATCTATCTTGAATATATCTATCAGATAAAATTGCAGCAGCAATTATAGCTTTATCTGAAATTTTGATCCCGTGATGAAGTTCATACTTTTCTTTTATTCCTCTTAAAATTGCAATGGTATCTTCAACAGTAGGTTCAGAAACTATAATAGGTTGAAATCTTCTTTCTAATGCGGCATCTTTTTCTATGTATTTTCTATATTCATCTAAAGTTGTAGCACCAATGCAGTGAAGTTCACCTCTTGCTAATGCAGGTTTTAGCATATTTGCAGCATCTACAGCTCCTTCAGCCTTACCTGCACCAACTAAAAGATGAATTTCATCAATGAAAAGAATTATTTTACCCTCTTGTTTAGCAATAGTTTTTAATAAAGCTTTTATTCTTTCTTCAAATTCTCCTCTGTATTTTGTTCCAGCAAGAAGAGCTCCTATATCAAGAGAAAGTATTCTTTTATCCT carries:
- a CDS encoding AAA family ATPase, whose product is MTQSLIESFQKGYDLALINGNPELNDLHLLYGIIEINDSLFTSFLNTNRINVENLKNEVNLYLNRLPKVSGSNTNIYPSPTLQKIFAIADQESKKISDLFLSTEHILYAFLLTDCESGNILKKYGINYNKLKDYYLKEREGETIQTQDGDKNFKVLENFTIDLTKKASESKLDPVIGRDEEIRRIIQVLSRRTKNNPVLIGEPGVGKTAIVEGVAQRIVNNDVPSSLKDKRILSLDIGALLAGTKYRGEFEERIKALLKTIAKQEGKIILFIDEIHLLVGAGKAEGAVDAANMLKPALARGELHCIGATTLDEYRKYIEKDAALERRFQPIIVSEPTVEDTIAILRGIKEKYELHHGIKISDKAIIAAAILSDRYIQDRFLPDKAIDLIDEASSRLRVQLESVPESIDKLQRELIKLEIEKRALSNEKDESSQKRLQKVESLIEKLRGEIKLIKDKWEIEKNGLKEVNKLRENIDSLKAKADIEQRKGNFDEVAKIRYVLIPEAQKKIDAILNTLKSSESMLKKEVTEDDIAIIVSSWTGIPVSKLLESEREKYLKIETHLKEEVVGQDHAISSLSHAIQRNKAGLSDPNRPIGSFLFLGPTGVGKTQTAKTLAKFLFDSEKALIRLDMSEYMEKHSVSKIIGAPPGYVGYDEGGTLTEKIRRAPYSVILFDEVEKAHPDVFHLLLQILDDGRLTDSHGRTVNFKNTIIIMTSNLGSDIILNHKGEISEIESQLKKILQSFFRPEFLNRIDEIIIFNKLNKEVSKNIVKLELKKLSERIRDKNINLIFTENCINKIVEEGFEKDLGARPLKRYIQNNIENKLALKILSGEISEKSNVYVDIKDNDFIFIKKELPTNINK